In Candidatus Zixiibacteriota bacterium, the following proteins share a genomic window:
- the menH gene encoding 2-succinyl-6-hydroxy-2,4-cyclohexadiene-1-carboxylate synthase, which yields MTELIKNWNFVTSGKSDKQPILFLHGFMGNANIWRNTIANLDNDFFCVAIDLPGHGQTRADLEYLKFENLADGLHNFVNTQFTKESILVGYSMGGRIALYTALKYPDTFKALVLESSSPGIEDEEERKTRLMRDEKDSAKMKSTDMRSFLTEWYRMPVFDYLNDFPDLKEKIINKKSSNDPQALAEVIVKLSPGTQPSQWSNLNQWTKPILIIAGEKDQKYCHIGKKMHAGLANSRLEIIPNAGHIVHLENHKDFMTVLKSFLASYIL from the coding sequence ATGACAGAATTAATAAAAAATTGGAATTTTGTTACATCCGGTAAATCCGATAAACAGCCAATTTTATTTCTGCACGGCTTTATGGGCAACGCCAATATCTGGCGAAATACAATCGCGAATCTGGACAATGATTTTTTCTGCGTCGCAATCGATTTACCCGGTCATGGTCAAACCAGGGCCGATTTGGAATATCTGAAGTTTGAAAATCTGGCAGATGGACTACACAATTTTGTTAACACCCAATTTACCAAAGAATCGATTCTCGTCGGTTATTCGATGGGAGGGAGAATCGCCTTATATACCGCCCTGAAATATCCTGATACATTCAAAGCTCTCGTCCTCGAATCATCGTCTCCCGGAATTGAGGATGAAGAAGAACGAAAAACTCGTCTTATGCGTGATGAAAAAGATTCGGCCAAAATGAAATCAACCGATATGCGGTCCTTCCTGACCGAATGGTATCGGATGCCGGTATTTGATTATCTGAATGACTTTCCCGACCTCAAAGAAAAAATTATAAATAAAAAATCGTCAAATGATCCTCAGGCTTTAGCGGAAGTTATTGTCAAATTGTCCCCCGGCACCCAACCATCGCAATGGAGTAATCTAAACCAGTGGACAAAACCGATTCTCATCATTGCTGGTGAAAAGGATCAAAAATATTGCCATATCGGCAAGAAAATGCACGCCGGTTTGGCTAATTCGCGCCTTGAAATTATCCCCAACGCGGGACATATTGTCCATCTCGAAAATC